One part of the Bdellovibrio bacteriovorus genome encodes these proteins:
- a CDS encoding endonuclease I family protein — MKLTAVSLLVLVSTLCGQFVFAAPSSGDVPYYGEKFHHDLASGISNDDLKKNIQFVLRSFHLRVNGSYDQIVNGCSGDNCYQHVSLGYDGARTFLLGSFYLVDEGHGDYAVKDVYCDSIRGSADFRGGNAPAPGRIPDGNIVNTEHTWPQSKFSGRHNKSMQKADMHHLYPTDNEMNSIRGNNPFGEVVQDRKPLKCRVSRFGRAAQGGADVFMPPANHRGNVARALFYFSVRYDLPIDSRQEATLRKWSKEDPIDDEEISRNDEIHKMQGNRNPFIDFPGLEDSIGDF, encoded by the coding sequence GTGAAGTTGACCGCAGTTTCTCTTCTGGTGCTGGTATCCACGCTTTGTGGGCAATTCGTTTTTGCAGCTCCTTCTTCCGGCGATGTTCCTTATTATGGCGAAAAATTCCACCACGATCTGGCTTCCGGAATTTCCAACGACGATCTGAAAAAGAACATTCAGTTTGTTCTTCGCAGTTTCCACCTTCGTGTGAACGGCAGCTACGATCAGATCGTGAACGGCTGCAGCGGCGACAACTGCTATCAGCATGTTTCTCTGGGTTACGACGGCGCTCGCACCTTCCTTCTGGGTTCTTTCTATTTGGTTGATGAAGGTCACGGGGACTATGCCGTGAAGGACGTTTACTGCGACTCTATCCGTGGCTCTGCTGATTTCCGCGGCGGCAATGCTCCGGCTCCGGGCAGAATTCCCGATGGCAACATTGTGAACACTGAGCACACCTGGCCGCAATCCAAGTTCTCTGGCCGCCACAACAAGAGCATGCAGAAAGCTGACATGCACCACTTGTATCCTACTGACAATGAAATGAACTCTATCCGCGGCAACAACCCATTTGGTGAAGTTGTTCAGGACAGAAAACCCCTGAAATGCAGAGTATCCCGTTTCGGTCGCGCAGCTCAGGGTGGCGCTGACGTGTTCATGCCACCGGCAAATCACCGCGGCAACGTGGCTCGCGCTTTGTTCTATTTCTCTGTAAGATATGACCTGCCAATTGATTCCCGTCAGGAAGCGACTTTGCGCAAGTGGTCCAAAGAAGATCCAATTGATGATGAAGAAATCAGCCGCAACGACGAGATCCACAAGATGCAAGGGAACAGAAACCCGTTCATCGATTTCCCGGGTCTTGAAGATTCTATCGGTGATTTCTAG
- a CDS encoding AgmX/PglI C-terminal domain-containing protein, with amino-acid sequence MKEKVILTLMMLALASCSNVPTREERLDATEKATNRTLDQNQGAFKSCIQDAVKRSPGLDGRATLVWIQNEDGFVKNPRIREMNFKDPAFEDCIISKIKAMKFPPSAEDSRTKVSLELIVK; translated from the coding sequence TTGAAAGAAAAAGTTATCCTCACCCTGATGATGCTAGCTCTAGCTTCTTGTTCAAATGTACCTACGCGCGAAGAACGATTGGACGCGACGGAAAAAGCGACCAACCGCACGCTCGATCAAAATCAAGGTGCTTTCAAGTCCTGCATCCAAGATGCAGTAAAGAGATCGCCGGGCCTGGATGGAAGAGCAACGCTTGTTTGGATTCAAAATGAAGATGGCTTTGTAAAGAATCCGCGCATTCGCGAAATGAACTTCAAAGATCCTGCATTTGAAGACTGCATTATCTCCAAAATCAAGGCGATGAAGTTTCCACCTTCCGCCGAAGACTCCCGAACCAAGGTCAGCCTTGAGTTAATCGTGAAATAA
- a CDS encoding aldo/keto reductase family protein: MFNPNMPYRSVGRCGLKIGTYSLGGWTTFGGTVKDFTSVRSILRLAYEAGINFFDIADIYAKGESERIMGGALKDFPRHELVISSKVFWPMSEDINDKGLSRKHILESVNKSLQRIGTDYLDIYFCHRYDPETPVEETVRIMDDLIHHGKILYWGTSEWTAEQIQEAMDICDKGGYYKPQVEQPQYNLLVRDKFETNVQPKAQQHGMGLVTWSPLASGMLTGKYDKGVSEGRLSRIDWLKDTFYTEKNSQRVWELKGIADKLECSRTQLALAWTAAQPGVSSVILGATSIEQLQENLGALKVEITPEIDKDIKKIFAY; this comes from the coding sequence ATGTTCAATCCCAATATGCCTTACCGCAGCGTTGGCCGTTGCGGTCTTAAAATCGGCACCTATTCTCTGGGTGGATGGACCACCTTTGGTGGCACCGTCAAAGACTTCACTTCCGTCCGCAGCATTCTGCGCCTGGCTTATGAAGCCGGAATCAATTTCTTCGACATCGCCGACATCTACGCCAAAGGCGAATCCGAACGCATCATGGGCGGAGCTTTAAAAGATTTCCCGCGCCACGAGCTGGTGATTTCATCAAAAGTCTTCTGGCCGATGAGTGAAGACATCAACGACAAGGGTCTTTCCCGCAAACACATTCTGGAATCCGTGAACAAGTCATTGCAACGAATCGGTACGGATTATCTGGATATCTATTTCTGCCATCGTTATGACCCGGAAACCCCGGTGGAAGAAACAGTGCGCATCATGGATGATTTAATTCATCACGGAAAGATTCTGTACTGGGGAACCAGCGAATGGACCGCTGAACAGATTCAGGAAGCCATGGACATCTGCGACAAGGGTGGTTACTACAAACCGCAAGTCGAACAGCCGCAGTACAACCTGCTTGTGCGCGACAAGTTTGAAACCAATGTGCAACCCAAAGCCCAACAACACGGCATGGGCCTAGTCACCTGGTCGCCGCTTGCGTCTGGCATGCTGACCGGAAAATACGACAAGGGCGTCAGCGAAGGCCGCCTGTCGCGCATCGACTGGTTGAAGGACACCTTCTATACCGAAAAGAACAGTCAGCGCGTGTGGGAACTTAAAGGCATCGCCGACAAACTGGAATGCAGCCGCACGCAATTGGCACTGGCATGGACCGCCGCCCAACCGGGAGTCAGCAGCGTGATCCTGGGCGCAACCAGCATCGAACAACTGCAGGAAAATCTGGGCGCCTTGAAGGTTGAAATCACACCAGAGATCGACAAAGACATTAAAAAGATTTTCGCTTACTAA